In Rouxiella sp. WC2420, the following proteins share a genomic window:
- a CDS encoding multidrug ABC transporter permease/ATP-binding protein, producing the protein MELLRVVFKQYRWPFIGVIVLSLASAALGIGLIAFINIKLIETSHASMAVLPQFLGFLLLLMAVTLGSQLALTTLGHHFVYQLRGQFIKRIMDTDIERIEQIGNAQLLASLSSDIRNITLAFVRLPELLQGIILTLGCAAYLGWLAPKMLAVTVVWLVITIFVSFKLVARVYNHLNHVREAEDRLQKDYETVIQGRKELALNRQRAKQIYQDDYQRNAAEYRKHVIGADTFHLSAVNWSNIMMLGAIGMVFYMANSLGWSDNAVAATFSLTLLFLRTPLLQAVGALPTLLSAQVAFRKLKTLRLAEYQADFSLPMPNRKWQQLELRDLCFAYEGQGFGIGPVNLTIKRGEMIFLIGGNGSGKSTLALLLTGLFTPKSGQILLDGVAVDVSSRENYRQLFSAVFTDFHLFGQMIGPDGQAPDSRLVDEWLQQLKMSEKLKIENNRIANLQLSQGQQKRVALLLAAAEGRDFLLLDEWAADQDPQFRRVFYRDLLPRLSALGKTVLAISHDDHYFQHADRLLEMRDGHLHELTGKDRDQASRDAVAAIN; encoded by the coding sequence ATGGAGCTTTTACGCGTCGTTTTCAAACAATATCGCTGGCCGTTTATTGGCGTAATTGTATTAAGTCTGGCCAGCGCTGCGCTAGGTATTGGCCTGATTGCCTTCATTAACATCAAGCTGATTGAAACTTCTCATGCTTCTATGGCGGTGCTTCCCCAGTTTCTCGGATTCTTATTATTGTTAATGGCCGTCACGCTGGGTTCTCAGTTGGCATTAACGACGCTCGGTCACCATTTTGTTTATCAACTGCGCGGGCAGTTTATTAAACGAATTATGGATACTGATATTGAACGCATTGAGCAAATTGGTAATGCGCAGCTGCTCGCGAGCCTGAGCAGCGATATTCGCAATATTACTTTAGCCTTTGTTCGCCTACCTGAATTACTGCAGGGTATTATTCTTACTCTCGGCTGCGCAGCGTATCTTGGCTGGCTGGCACCTAAAATGCTGGCAGTGACTGTGGTGTGGCTAGTCATCACTATCTTTGTCAGTTTTAAACTGGTGGCGCGCGTCTATAATCACCTTAATCATGTTCGTGAAGCTGAAGACCGGCTGCAAAAGGATTACGAGACGGTGATTCAGGGGCGAAAAGAGCTGGCTCTGAATCGTCAGCGCGCGAAGCAAATTTATCAAGATGACTATCAGCGTAATGCAGCGGAATATCGCAAGCACGTCATTGGCGCAGACACTTTCCATTTAAGTGCGGTTAACTGGTCAAATATCATGATGCTCGGTGCGATCGGCATGGTGTTTTACATGGCAAATTCGCTGGGATGGTCAGATAACGCTGTCGCCGCGACCTTCTCGCTTACGCTGCTGTTTCTTCGCACGCCGCTGCTACAGGCCGTGGGGGCTCTGCCTACTTTACTCAGCGCTCAAGTGGCATTCAGAAAGCTGAAAACGCTGCGCCTGGCTGAATATCAGGCCGATTTTTCTCTCCCGATGCCGAATCGCAAATGGCAGCAGCTTGAACTTCGTGACCTGTGTTTTGCCTATGAAGGGCAGGGATTCGGCATTGGGCCAGTTAACTTGACCATTAAACGCGGTGAAATGATTTTTCTGATTGGTGGCAATGGCAGCGGTAAATCGACACTGGCGCTGTTACTTACCGGGCTTTTCACACCTAAATCAGGGCAAATCCTGCTTGATGGAGTAGCTGTAGATGTCAGCAGTCGCGAAAATTATCGCCAACTCTTTTCAGCGGTATTTACCGATTTCCACCTGTTTGGCCAGATGATCGGTCCTGACGGTCAGGCGCCTGATAGCAGGTTAGTTGATGAATGGCTGCAGCAGCTCAAAATGTCTGAAAAGCTTAAAATCGAAAATAACAGGATTGCCAATTTGCAACTCTCGCAGGGGCAACAAAAACGCGTGGCGCTCCTGTTGGCGGCTGCCGAAGGTCGAGATTTCCTGCTGCTCGATGAATGGGCGGCCGATCAGGATCCGCAGTTTCGTCGCGTATTTTATCGCGATCTGTTGCCGCGCCTTTCGGCATTGGGAAAGACGGTACTGGCTATTAGTCATGACGATCATTATTTTCAGCATGCCGACCGCCTGCTCGAGATGCGCGATGGACACCTGCATGAGTTAACCGGTAAAGACAGAGATCAGGCTTCCCGCGATGCCGTGGCAGCCATTAACTGA